A portion of the Halobacillus ihumii genome contains these proteins:
- a CDS encoding DegV family protein: MKTAVLTDSTAYIPKKVRQSNRIHMVPLNVIFGLESYQEEVDITADDFYDMVKEHKELPKTSQPATGLMAEKLEELARDFDAVVAIHLSSGISGTYQGMVAASEMVDDLDVHVFDSEISCLMQGFYAIEAAEIANDGGTPEQIITRLEEMKSSMQAYFMADDLSHLHRGGRLNGAQAFVGSLLQVKPVLHFVDTKIVPFEKIRTRKKALKRILTLFEEDVMEEGTFQASVIHANRPQEAEQIKNAIEEQFENVEVIVSYFGPVIGSHLGEGAMGIGWYKKS, from the coding sequence ATGAAAACAGCGGTGCTTACGGATAGTACAGCTTACATACCTAAGAAAGTACGTCAGTCTAATAGAATTCATATGGTGCCTTTGAACGTGATTTTTGGCCTTGAGTCTTACCAGGAAGAAGTTGATATTACAGCCGATGACTTCTATGATATGGTCAAAGAACACAAGGAACTGCCCAAAACATCACAGCCTGCAACCGGGCTGATGGCGGAAAAGCTTGAGGAGTTAGCTCGTGATTTTGATGCAGTGGTAGCGATTCACCTCTCAAGCGGCATTAGCGGAACGTATCAAGGAATGGTGGCTGCAAGTGAAATGGTGGACGACCTTGATGTGCATGTGTTTGATTCTGAAATTAGCTGCCTTATGCAGGGCTTCTATGCGATAGAAGCAGCTGAAATAGCCAACGATGGAGGAACACCTGAGCAGATTATTACTAGATTAGAAGAAATGAAATCGTCCATGCAAGCTTATTTTATGGCTGACGATTTGAGCCATTTGCATAGAGGGGGAAGACTGAATGGTGCTCAAGCTTTCGTAGGGAGCCTTCTGCAAGTAAAACCTGTTCTTCATTTCGTAGATACTAAGATCGTTCCATTTGAAAAAATAAGAACGCGTAAAAAAGCCCTCAAACGAATTCTGACGCTGTTTGAAGAAGATGTAATGGAAGAAGGTACATTTCAAGCAAGTGTAATTCATGCCAATCGACCTCAGGAAGCCGAGCAAATCAAAAACGCTATTGAAGAGCAGTTTGAGAATGTCGAGGTCATCGTTAGTTACTTTGGTCCCGTCATTGGGTCACATCTCGGTGAGGGAGCTATGGGCATTGGCTGGTATAAGAAGTCTTAA
- a CDS encoding response regulator: protein MTTKIVLIDDHKLFREGVKRILDFETSFEVVAEGDDGDVALELIEENNPDIVLMDINMPSMNGVEATAEITSRYPDLKIIILSIHDDENYVTHALKTGAQGYLLKEMDSDALIDAIKVVSEGGSYLHPKVTHNLVAEYRRLSETKEGNAYRAIEYRKPLHLLTRRECEVLQLLADGNSNRGVAEALYISEKTVKNHVSNILQKMNVNDRTQAVVTAIKNGWVEVV from the coding sequence ATGACGACAAAAATAGTCTTGATTGATGATCATAAATTATTCCGTGAAGGCGTAAAGCGTATTCTCGATTTTGAAACGAGCTTTGAGGTAGTTGCCGAAGGAGACGATGGCGATGTAGCGTTGGAGCTAATCGAGGAAAACAACCCGGATATCGTATTGATGGACATTAACATGCCAAGTATGAACGGTGTGGAAGCAACAGCGGAAATTACTAGTAGATACCCAGATTTAAAGATCATTATTTTGTCGATTCATGACGACGAAAACTATGTAACGCATGCATTAAAAACAGGGGCACAGGGCTACTTGTTGAAAGAAATGGATTCCGATGCACTGATCGATGCGATTAAAGTTGTAAGTGAGGGCGGTTCATACTTACATCCAAAAGTGACTCATAACCTGGTCGCTGAATATCGCAGGCTGTCTGAGACGAAGGAAGGCAATGCTTACCGCGCGATTGAGTACAGAAAGCCGCTTCATCTTTTAACTAGACGTGAGTGTGAAGTATTGCAGCTTTTGGCTGACGGAAACAGCAACCGCGGTGTAGCGGAAGCGTTATATATAAGTGAAAAGACGGTTAAAAACCATGTTAGCAATATTCTACAGAAAATGAACGTGAACGATCGTACGCAAGCTGTTGTGACGGCAATTAAGAACGGCTGGGTGGAAGTCGTATAA
- a CDS encoding sensor histidine kinase yields MKENGSGNKELDYVIREMVDTVTNSKDEIFQIGEDSRSEFEKLNKELLRIKEQVTDLIEDGDHLDQKVRLSKKRLSEVSKQFQQYSEHEIRKVYEQTHSLQMDLSMTREKEKQLRSRRQEIEFRLRSLDDTIQRAEALAGKISIVLNYLTEDFKHVTDALESAQEKQEFGLQIIEAQEEERRRLSREIHDGPAQMLANVMLRSDLVERTFNERGIKEALDEMKNVRKLVRSALYEVRRIIYDLRPMALDDLGLVPTLKKYLATTEEYNNIKISFTSMGDARRLESKYEVALFRLIQEAVQNAVKHAEPSEIHVAIEMKPENANILIKDDGKGFDPAIKKEKSFGLMGMRERVDMVHGELKIDSSEGQGTIVMIQIPITS; encoded by the coding sequence ATGAAAGAGAATGGATCTGGGAATAAAGAACTCGACTATGTAATAAGGGAAATGGTCGATACCGTTACGAACAGTAAAGATGAAATTTTCCAGATTGGTGAAGACTCCCGAAGCGAATTTGAGAAACTGAACAAAGAGTTGCTCCGTATCAAAGAGCAGGTAACTGACTTAATTGAAGACGGCGACCATCTTGATCAAAAGGTTCGGTTATCTAAAAAGCGATTGTCGGAAGTCAGCAAGCAATTTCAACAGTATTCAGAACATGAAATTCGTAAAGTTTATGAACAAACTCATTCCTTGCAAATGGATTTATCCATGACCAGGGAAAAAGAAAAACAACTAAGAAGCAGGCGTCAGGAAATTGAATTTCGACTGCGCAGCCTGGACGACACGATTCAACGTGCTGAAGCTTTAGCGGGCAAGATTTCTATTGTGTTGAATTACCTAACAGAAGACTTTAAGCACGTGACTGATGCTTTGGAATCCGCCCAGGAAAAACAGGAATTCGGCTTGCAGATTATTGAAGCACAAGAAGAAGAACGCAGAAGGCTTTCGCGGGAAATTCATGATGGGCCAGCACAAATGCTGGCTAATGTAATGCTTCGTTCCGACCTAGTGGAACGGACATTCAACGAGCGGGGGATTAAAGAAGCCCTTGACGAGATGAAGAATGTTCGTAAACTTGTGCGATCTGCACTCTATGAAGTGCGTCGTATTATTTATGATCTTCGTCCAATGGCATTAGATGATTTAGGTCTGGTGCCCACCCTAAAGAAATACTTAGCGACAACCGAAGAGTATAACAACATCAAGATTTCCTTTACTTCGATGGGAGATGCGCGAAGACTCGAAAGCAAGTATGAGGTGGCTTTATTTCGGCTGATTCAAGAAGCTGTTCAGAACGCTGTGAAGCATGCAGAGCCTTCTGAAATTCACGTAGCCATAGAGATGAAGCCCGAGAATGCGAACATTTTAATTAAAGATGATGGAAAGGGCTTTGACCCGGCTATAAAAAAAGAGAAATCCTTTGGTCTCATGGGTATGCGTGAACGTGTAGACATGGTGCATGGGGAATTGAAGATAGATTCCTCAGAAGGTCAAGGGACCATCGTCATGATTCAAATTCCAATTACTAGTTAA
- a CDS encoding YigZ family protein, which produces MLESYYTVNHQGSEELTIQKSRFIGHVKRCETEDEAQTFIESMKKQYKDATHNCSAYMIGEHDLIQKANDDGEPSGTAGVPMLEVLKKMGLKDTAVVVTRYFGGTKLGAGGLIRAYSSTTSEAIKATGVVKRELMQTMKVSIDYTLLGKVENEIRNSTYHLDEIHYLEKVEMDVKVETNQTGAFETWITNLTSGQAQIAKGECNYSDTPISL; this is translated from the coding sequence ATGTTAGAAAGTTATTATACCGTAAATCATCAAGGATCCGAAGAGCTGACAATACAAAAGTCCCGATTTATCGGGCATGTTAAACGTTGTGAGACAGAGGATGAAGCTCAAACCTTCATAGAATCTATGAAGAAACAATATAAAGATGCTACTCATAATTGTTCAGCTTATATGATAGGCGAGCACGATCTCATACAAAAAGCCAACGACGATGGTGAACCAAGCGGGACAGCAGGAGTACCTATGCTTGAAGTCCTTAAAAAAATGGGACTTAAGGATACGGCAGTCGTTGTCACTCGTTACTTTGGAGGAACGAAGCTTGGGGCCGGTGGTTTAATACGTGCTTACTCCAGTACAACTTCTGAAGCCATTAAGGCGACAGGAGTAGTTAAAAGAGAGCTCATGCAAACGATGAAAGTCTCTATTGACTACACGCTGCTCGGTAAAGTGGAAAATGAGATTAGAAATTCAACCTATCATTTAGACGAGATTCATTACTTAGAAAAAGTCGAAATGGACGTTAAAGTCGAAACCAATCAAACTGGAGCATTCGAAACTTGGATCACCAATTTAACGAGTGGTCAAGCACAGATTGCCAAGGGAGAATGCAATTATTCAGATACCCCCATTTCCTTGTGA
- a CDS encoding LCP family protein — MKKSKLKVFLWSLAALLLIFVGATIGYAAYLTDKAREVAKESHDTLERGDKSAMRNEAVQPEFDNTSILFLGVDDSKARSNGNTSGHTSRSDALVLATFNDEEKSVKLLSIPRDSYVYIPEVGYRDKITHAHAFGGTDATVKTVENFLDVPVDYYVRLNFNSFIEVINALGGVKFNVPFALTEQNSEDTAGAIHLEEGLQTVTGEEALALVRSRQYDSDLARGERQMKMIEAIIDKASQIGSITNYSKVIESIGNNLKTNLTFSEMTAYKDYVIQQNGLDFEEMQLNGRGTYIDGVWYYKVNQTSLLNVQNSLQAHLGLNESSTNNAFAGDDQEDSYDPLQ; from the coding sequence ATGAAGAAAAGTAAGTTAAAGGTATTCTTATGGTCGCTGGCTGCACTGCTTCTTATATTTGTAGGAGCTACAATTGGTTATGCGGCCTATTTAACAGATAAAGCACGAGAAGTAGCTAAAGAATCGCATGATACATTAGAACGCGGTGATAAATCAGCTATGCGGAATGAAGCCGTTCAACCTGAATTTGACAATACTTCAATTTTATTCCTCGGAGTCGATGATAGTAAAGCGCGATCCAATGGAAATACGTCAGGTCATACCAGCCGTTCTGACGCCTTAGTGCTGGCTACTTTTAACGATGAAGAAAAGTCTGTTAAATTATTGAGCATTCCACGGGATTCATATGTTTATATACCAGAAGTCGGATATCGCGACAAAATTACACATGCACACGCATTTGGCGGAACAGATGCAACAGTAAAAACAGTAGAAAACTTTCTGGATGTTCCGGTTGATTACTATGTCCGATTAAATTTTAACTCTTTCATTGAAGTTATTAACGCTCTTGGCGGAGTAAAATTTAACGTTCCGTTCGCCTTAACCGAGCAAAACAGTGAAGATACAGCAGGTGCGATTCACTTAGAAGAAGGATTACAAACCGTAACAGGGGAAGAAGCTCTGGCATTAGTACGCTCTCGTCAGTATGACAGTGATTTAGCACGTGGCGAACGACAAATGAAAATGATAGAAGCTATTATTGACAAAGCTTCCCAAATTGGCTCCATTACTAATTACAGTAAAGTAATTGAATCAATCGGAAATAACCTGAAAACGAACCTTACCTTCTCTGAAATGACAGCGTATAAAGATTATGTGATTCAACAGAACGGTTTAGATTTCGAGGAAATGCAGCTTAATGGCCGAGGAACTTACATTGATGGGGTCTGGTACTACAAGGTGAACCAAACAAGCCTATTAAATGTTCAGAATTCCTTGCAAGCTCATTTAGGATTAAACGAATCCTCAACAAATAACGCATTTGCTGGCGATGATCAGGAAGATTCCTATGACCCTCTGCAATAA
- a CDS encoding APC family permease codes for MADKERQKLKRSLKPHWVWAIAFGSAIGWGAFVLPPDWISQAGPAGVIIGILLGAVLMMVIGVSYGFLIEKFPVTGGEFSYAYIGFGRGLAFLAGWFLTLGYICIVALNASALALLAKFLFPDFVRMGNLYTVAGYDVSIIQVLIASAALIIFALLNIRGTSFSGRTQFIFSMILIFGIVLLAGGAIFAEGPSISNLSPAFLPDQTAIASILTILAIAPFAYVGFDNIPQAAEEFKFEANKAFGLIIWSLLAAGLAYAVMIFVTASVMPWQELLSQIESQNSVWGTGDAIESYMGRAGVFIIAIAVIMGIFTGLNGFFISSSRLTFAMGRARILPNAFRKLHKKYHTPYVGILFTLIVCLIAPWFGRQALLWVVDMSSTGVAIAYFFCTATAFKIFKWSDKQKGTHAASTVAPGRKLLSLIGMISSIGFLILLLLPQSPASLGTESYIALGVWILLGIVFYLFNAPRYNKISEQEMNYLILGKEKL; via the coding sequence ATGGCTGACAAAGAAAGACAGAAATTAAAACGTTCACTTAAACCACATTGGGTCTGGGCTATTGCCTTTGGATCTGCCATTGGCTGGGGGGCATTTGTTCTTCCACCGGACTGGATTAGCCAGGCTGGACCAGCAGGAGTTATCATCGGTATATTGCTAGGTGCAGTTCTAATGATGGTGATCGGTGTGAGCTACGGATTCTTAATTGAAAAATTTCCTGTTACTGGTGGGGAATTCTCCTATGCTTACATAGGTTTTGGCAGAGGGCTGGCCTTTTTAGCAGGTTGGTTTTTAACACTTGGATACATTTGTATCGTTGCTTTAAATGCTTCTGCTCTTGCACTATTAGCAAAATTTCTATTTCCTGACTTTGTGCGAATGGGTAACCTTTATACGGTTGCAGGATATGATGTTTCCATTATTCAAGTATTGATAGCAAGCGCGGCTTTAATTATTTTTGCCTTATTAAATATTAGAGGAACTAGCTTTTCAGGACGCACTCAATTTATTTTCAGTATGATCCTTATTTTTGGAATTGTACTTCTGGCTGGAGGCGCAATTTTTGCTGAGGGTCCAAGCATATCCAATCTCTCACCTGCTTTTCTGCCTGACCAAACAGCAATCGCCTCTATATTAACGATATTAGCGATCGCTCCATTTGCTTATGTAGGGTTTGATAACATCCCTCAGGCTGCGGAGGAATTTAAGTTTGAAGCCAACAAAGCATTCGGACTTATTATCTGGTCCTTACTTGCCGCCGGACTCGCCTATGCTGTGATGATTTTCGTTACAGCCAGTGTGATGCCATGGCAAGAACTGCTTAGCCAAATTGAATCACAGAATTCTGTCTGGGGAACTGGTGACGCTATTGAAAGTTATATGGGCCGGGCTGGGGTGTTCATTATTGCCATTGCTGTCATCATGGGTATTTTCACCGGGCTAAACGGTTTCTTTATTTCATCAAGCCGCCTGACATTTGCTATGGGCCGGGCACGTATCTTGCCTAATGCCTTTCGAAAGCTTCATAAAAAGTACCATACCCCTTATGTCGGGATCTTGTTCACATTAATCGTCTGTTTAATAGCTCCTTGGTTCGGCAGACAGGCCTTATTATGGGTAGTAGATATGTCATCGACGGGTGTAGCAATTGCCTACTTTTTCTGTACAGCCACTGCCTTTAAGATTTTTAAGTGGTCAGATAAACAAAAGGGTACCCACGCGGCAAGTACCGTGGCGCCAGGAAGAAAGCTGCTATCACTAATTGGAATGATCAGTTCGATTGGCTTTCTTATTCTCCTGCTCTTGCCACAATCGCCTGCTTCGTTAGGAACTGAATCTTACATTGCCCTTGGCGTATGGATTTTGCTTGGGATTGTATTTTACCTTTTCAATGCACCACGCTATAACAAAATTAGTGAACAAGAAATGAACTACCTTATTCTTGGTAAAGAGAAACTATAA
- a CDS encoding TcaA second domain-containing protein gives MGECRKCGREISPSQQECEDCNSAGKAKQPAEFAENHEWLNASHYYSDHIEEQRSYRKKNWKKIFITFITIALLIGFAVTFWLYLSKVTSAQHVVQKFEEAINEEDAHQLVDLVAFNHKNQSFNVKQAELMVDYYNQHSDQFVSTLSYLRSVSDGKANNSGSASMIHLQNQGSQWLFFDQFSLTLDPVSVDVSSNAEHVTLFLDGNKIGTVTGSSVYELGGLTPGSHILKGVVEVNEKKHDEIISINTYETSQPISLEFENDTLEATAKSLSESLEEDLKKAITDHVKEYIAAYEAKDISKFKRMQSKEYLEAAEDKMEELEAIGADFEGEVTKIVFDLGSMEITSEEDERPFTSTMYASITFQSGYFGENVDSSERLKEENTYIWNYDLMYDEQEDMWLISSGMIVSSLKTEETEEVEF, from the coding sequence GTGGGGGAGTGTCGAAAATGCGGAAGAGAAATATCTCCTTCGCAACAGGAGTGTGAAGATTGCAATTCAGCAGGAAAGGCAAAACAGCCTGCGGAATTTGCGGAGAATCACGAATGGTTAAACGCCAGTCATTATTATAGTGATCATATAGAAGAACAACGCTCCTATCGAAAGAAAAATTGGAAAAAAATATTTATTACTTTTATTACGATTGCTCTTCTAATTGGCTTTGCTGTTACGTTCTGGCTGTATTTAAGTAAAGTAACGTCTGCCCAGCACGTCGTTCAAAAGTTTGAAGAAGCCATTAATGAGGAAGATGCGCATCAACTTGTTGATTTAGTCGCTTTTAACCATAAAAATCAGTCATTCAATGTTAAGCAAGCTGAATTGATGGTCGACTATTATAACCAACACTCCGATCAGTTTGTGTCAACGTTGAGCTACTTACGCTCTGTTTCAGATGGGAAAGCAAATAACAGTGGGTCTGCTTCTATGATTCATTTGCAAAATCAAGGATCACAATGGTTATTCTTTGATCAGTTTAGTCTGACGTTGGATCCAGTAAGTGTAGATGTTTCATCAAATGCAGAACATGTAACCTTATTTCTTGATGGGAATAAGATTGGAACCGTAACAGGAAGCTCCGTATATGAGCTGGGGGGTCTAACACCTGGTTCCCATATACTAAAAGGGGTTGTTGAGGTTAATGAGAAAAAGCATGATGAAATTATATCGATTAATACATACGAAACATCACAACCGATCTCTTTAGAGTTTGAAAACGACACCCTTGAAGCAACAGCTAAAAGTCTTTCTGAATCCCTTGAAGAGGATTTAAAGAAGGCGATTACCGATCATGTGAAAGAATATATTGCCGCCTACGAAGCAAAAGATATTTCTAAATTTAAACGAATGCAAAGTAAGGAATATTTAGAAGCGGCTGAAGATAAAATGGAAGAACTTGAAGCAATAGGGGCAGACTTTGAGGGAGAGGTTACGAAGATAGTGTTTGACTTAGGCAGTATGGAAATAACCAGCGAAGAAGATGAACGTCCTTTTACTTCCACGATGTATGCGTCGATCACATTTCAATCAGGTTATTTTGGTGAAAACGTAGACAGTTCAGAGAGGTTGAAGGAAGAGAACACTTATATTTGGAATTATGATCTCATGTATGATGAGCAGGAAGACATGTGGTTGATCAGTTCAGGAATGATCGTATCATCTCTGAAAACCGAAGAAACGGAAGAAGTGGAATTTTAA
- a CDS encoding anti-repressor SinI family protein, protein MNKVKSKRSLDADWVALMKQARDIGLTKEEIRQFFMKR, encoded by the coding sequence TTGAATAAGGTAAAGAGTAAGAGGAGTTTGGACGCTGACTGGGTAGCTTTGATGAAGCAGGCTAGGGATATCGGCTTAACTAAAGAAGAAATAAGACAATTTTTTATGAAACGGTAG
- a CDS encoding YkvS family protein encodes MFKADTKKANPGNIVEFERNNIRFKGEVIPSQCQRSVIVDLTIMENFEEIEFDYERTVVAHENYRILS; translated from the coding sequence GTGTTTAAAGCAGATACGAAAAAAGCCAATCCTGGAAATATTGTAGAGTTTGAAAGAAACAATATAAGATTTAAAGGAGAGGTTATTCCAAGTCAGTGCCAACGATCAGTGATTGTAGACCTGACGATTATGGAAAACTTTGAAGAAATTGAGTTTGACTATGAACGAACGGTAGTGGCTCACGAAAACTATCGAATCTTATCTTGA
- a CDS encoding CpsD/CapB family tyrosine-protein kinase, which translates to MVRKSRKKQVAMKARKIIANDNPKSPIAEQYRTIRANLQFASVDKELQSLLITSAGPSEGKSMTSANMAAVFAQQGKRVLLVDADLRKPTVHHSFRLNNTKGLSNFLVGRQTLKETTQITAVDNLDVLPSGPIPPNPSELLGSKAMHKLMMEARQTYDLIILDTPPVLAVSDSQVLAREVDGVMLVVRSGQTEFQAAERAKELLQQSKANLLGVVLNDREKKNSNYYYYYGNS; encoded by the coding sequence TTGGTACGTAAGTCCAGAAAAAAGCAAGTCGCCATGAAAGCAAGGAAAATTATTGCTAACGATAACCCTAAATCTCCAATTGCTGAACAGTATCGCACGATTCGAGCCAATTTGCAGTTTGCTTCTGTGGATAAGGAACTTCAATCATTATTGATCACTTCTGCAGGACCTTCTGAAGGTAAATCGATGACCTCCGCAAACATGGCTGCCGTTTTCGCCCAACAGGGTAAGCGCGTATTGTTGGTCGATGCTGATTTAAGAAAACCTACTGTCCACCATTCATTTCGCCTAAACAACACAAAAGGTTTGAGCAACTTCTTAGTGGGACGTCAGACATTGAAAGAAACAACTCAAATTACAGCGGTTGATAACTTAGATGTATTGCCCAGTGGTCCGATCCCGCCGAATCCATCTGAACTTTTGGGCTCTAAAGCCATGCACAAGCTAATGATGGAGGCACGTCAAACTTATGATTTAATTATCCTTGATACCCCTCCAGTTCTTGCAGTGTCTGATTCACAAGTATTAGCAAGAGAAGTTGATGGAGTTATGCTGGTCGTCCGCAGTGGACAAACAGAGTTCCAGGCTGCTGAACGAGCTAAAGAATTGTTACAGCAGTCTAAAGCTAATCTCCTAGGTGTTGTATTGAATGATCGTGAGAAAAAGAATAGTAACTACTATTATTACTACGGTAATTCATAA
- a CDS encoding YveK family protein codes for MEETISLKEIFEVLRKRIWMIIAVTGGAAVISAIVTFFVLTPTYQASTQFIVNQSASQQEESPYDINDIRTNVELINTYNVIIKSPAILDQVIQSLNLDMSSDVLSNKIQVASAEQSQVVTVTVTDESRSMAVELANSTVETFQETIPDLMSVNNVNILSPAEEVENPQPVSPKPMLNIAIALVVGLMVGVGLAFLLEYLDNTVKTEQDIEKTLGLPLMGVISTVSEEDLGPETMNRQPSRSSKVRGESVGT; via the coding sequence ATGGAGGAAACGATTTCTCTGAAAGAAATTTTTGAAGTATTGAGAAAGAGAATTTGGATGATTATTGCAGTAACCGGGGGAGCTGCTGTCATAAGTGCGATTGTTACATTTTTTGTTTTGACGCCTACCTATCAGGCTTCAACTCAATTTATCGTGAACCAATCTGCTAGCCAGCAAGAAGAATCCCCATATGATATTAACGATATACGTACGAATGTTGAACTTATAAATACTTATAACGTTATTATTAAAAGCCCGGCTATTCTTGATCAAGTGATTCAATCATTGAACTTGGATATGTCATCTGATGTGTTAAGTAACAAAATTCAAGTGGCGAGTGCAGAACAATCTCAAGTAGTTACAGTGACTGTCACAGATGAAAGCCGTTCTATGGCTGTAGAATTAGCTAATAGCACGGTAGAAACGTTTCAGGAAACTATCCCGGATTTAATGAGCGTTAATAATGTCAATATCCTATCTCCAGCTGAAGAAGTGGAAAACCCTCAACCAGTTAGTCCGAAGCCAATGCTTAATATAGCTATTGCCTTAGTAGTTGGTTTAATGGTGGGCGTCGGATTAGCTTTCTTACTTGAATACTTGGATAACACGGTTAAAACCGAGCAGGATATTGAGAAGACGTTAGGTCTTCCATTAATGGGTGTCATTTCAACTGTATCTGAAGAAGATTTAGGTCCGGAAACAATGAATAGACAGCCGAGTCGATCTTCAAAGGTAAGAGGTGAGTCCGTTGGTACGTAA
- a CDS encoding RNA-guided endonuclease TnpB family protein, with product MATKTILVKLKHVTKKKHKQFMDEQAAYASCVNHCVERLLNGEKLSSKNISFPLKSAIKNEGIRRARKAVSDFKKGLAKTIPVFRNSLTIKINNQNWNTVDQNGRWYIAFTSNQGKKALPVVETKDVQSYFPFLTTKTREFRGTIELLRKGRRWYVAIPIQVSSDLDLENSHPSVTKPLMDYTSIGVDLGLRHLVVLSEPTSGKRQFFSGKEVGYKRRHFRSLRRSLGKKKAQRAMERVGQKESRWMKDYNRKLAQDIVTFAQQFEKPMIKLEQLDNIRKTCRSMKRADKTIHSWAFYQLKQCIKERAATVNIPVVDIDPYQTSQTCFACKHTERSNRKREVFHCKKCGHKAHADLNASRNIATSTNLAAS from the coding sequence ATGGCCACGAAAACGATTCTCGTAAAGCTAAAGCATGTAACGAAGAAAAAACACAAACAGTTCATGGATGAACAGGCTGCCTATGCCTCATGCGTGAATCATTGTGTGGAACGCCTCCTAAACGGCGAAAAGCTTTCGTCTAAAAATATATCCTTTCCCTTAAAATCAGCCATTAAGAACGAAGGCATCCGTCGAGCGAGGAAAGCTGTTTCCGATTTTAAGAAAGGCTTAGCGAAAACAATTCCTGTATTCCGAAATTCCCTTACCATCAAGATTAATAACCAAAATTGGAACACTGTCGATCAAAACGGAAGGTGGTATATCGCCTTCACAAGCAACCAAGGTAAAAAAGCCCTTCCTGTGGTTGAAACAAAAGATGTCCAAAGCTATTTTCCATTCTTAACAACCAAAACCAGAGAGTTCCGAGGAACAATAGAATTACTTCGTAAAGGAAGACGATGGTATGTCGCCATTCCCATCCAAGTAAGTTCTGACTTGGACCTAGAAAACAGCCATCCATCCGTTACGAAACCATTAATGGATTACACATCTATTGGTGTTGATCTAGGGTTGAGACACCTTGTGGTTCTGTCTGAACCGACAAGTGGCAAACGCCAATTCTTTTCGGGAAAAGAAGTCGGCTATAAACGACGTCACTTTCGTTCCCTACGTCGTTCGTTAGGAAAGAAAAAGGCACAGCGTGCTATGGAACGCGTAGGTCAAAAAGAAAGCCGTTGGATGAAAGACTACAACCGAAAATTAGCTCAAGATATTGTAACGTTTGCTCAGCAATTCGAGAAACCCATGATTAAACTCGAACAACTGGACAATATCCGAAAAACTTGTCGCAGCATGAAACGGGCAGATAAAACGATTCATTCATGGGCGTTTTATCAGTTGAAGCAATGCATCAAAGAACGAGCAGCTACAGTCAACATCCCTGTGGTGGATATCGATCCGTATCAAACAAGCCAAACCTGCTTCGCATGTAAGCATACGGAGCGATCCAATCGAAAGCGTGAGGTATTCCACTGTAAGAAATGCGGTCATAAAGCTCATGCCGATCTCAATGCCAGTCGAAACATCGCAACAAGCACGAACTTGGCGGCGTCCTAA